A stretch of the Candidatus Jettenia sp. AMX2 genome encodes the following:
- a CDS encoding ABC transporter substrate-binding protein, whose amino-acid sequence MKYRNIQILAVIHIFFFIFMPAFLCAQEHREPGKLIMNTVDKSLSVLRDPLLQDEIHQEERRLRLWEAISPVFNFEEMAKRSLGIHWRSRTPEERALFVELFTKILKDTYAGKIDIYSGEEVIYLSERQEDSIATVRTRFIVRNEQISVDYRLLRHHGEWKIYDVIIEGVSLVNNYRSQFNSILLRSSFDDLVQRLRERIG is encoded by the coding sequence ATGAAATACAGGAATATACAAATCCTTGCAGTAATACATATATTTTTTTTTATATTCATGCCAGCGTTCCTTTGTGCCCAGGAGCACAGAGAGCCCGGGAAGCTTATTATGAACACGGTTGATAAGAGTTTATCCGTTCTGAGAGATCCTTTACTTCAGGACGAAATACATCAGGAGGAACGCAGGTTAAGGCTATGGGAAGCGATTTCTCCTGTTTTCAATTTTGAAGAAATGGCAAAAAGGTCGCTTGGCATACACTGGAGATCGCGTACTCCGGAAGAAAGAGCATTATTTGTAGAACTATTTACGAAAATACTGAAAGATACCTATGCCGGGAAAATTGATATCTATAGCGGTGAAGAAGTAATTTATCTGTCTGAACGGCAGGAAGACAGTATTGCCACTGTCAGGACAAGGTTTATCGTAAGAAATGAACAAATATCTGTGGATTACCGGTTGCTTCGACATCATGGAGAATGGAAGATTTACGACGTTATTATTGAAGGGGTAAGCCTGGTCAATAACTACCGCAGCCAGTTTAACAGCATCTTATTGAGATCTTCCTTTGATGACCTGGTTCAAAGGCTCAGAGAAAGAATCGGATAA
- a CDS encoding metallophosphoesterase: MKIISFGDIHADVHNLVKMKSVIKTADLIVISGDLTNCHGQAETEKVLEAVRKYNNHIVAQFGNMDLPEVDSYLTKEGINLHGSGYVFGDVGIFGCGGSSPTPFQTPSEISDAEIERYLSRGYNTVKEARWKIMVCHTPPKDTAVDIIRSGAHVGSSIVRDFIIKHKPDLCISGHIHESRGKDKVNGTLVLNAGMFRNGWYIEVITSENEITAALKSVN, encoded by the coding sequence ATGAAGATTATTTCTTTTGGTGATATTCATGCAGATGTGCATAATCTTGTAAAGATGAAATCGGTTATTAAAACGGCAGATTTGATTGTTATTTCCGGTGATTTAACAAATTGCCATGGACAAGCCGAAACAGAAAAAGTTCTGGAGGCCGTAAGAAAATATAATAATCATATTGTGGCCCAGTTCGGCAATATGGATTTACCTGAAGTAGATAGCTATCTGACAAAGGAAGGTATAAACCTGCATGGGAGCGGGTATGTATTTGGGGATGTTGGCATATTCGGCTGTGGTGGTTCAAGTCCAACCCCGTTTCAAACACCCTCGGAAATCAGTGATGCTGAGATTGAAAGGTATTTATCAAGAGGCTATAATACGGTAAAAGAGGCGAGATGGAAGATTATGGTCTGCCATACGCCACCAAAGGATACCGCAGTAGATATTATCAGGAGCGGTGCGCATGTTGGAAGCAGTATAGTGAGGGATTTTATTATAAAGCATAAGCCTGATTTATGTATATCCGGACATATTCACGAGTCAAGAGGTAAGGATAAGGTTAATGGAACTCTTGTATTAAATGCGGGCATGTTTAGGAACGGGTGGTATATTGAGGTTATTACTTCTGAAAATGAAATAACTGCGGCACTGAAGTCTGTTAACTAA
- a CDS encoding MlaE family lipid ABC transporter permease subunit, which yields MIFILIPFKIIGSYTITFIRELGRMACFLAKTVFWMVFPPYLLLRIVKRIHFIGVKTTSVVLLTGAFTGMVLALQTYYALAKFGAESSLGPVVALSLIRELGPVISALMVTGCAGSALTAEIGIMRITEQIDALDAMALNPYKYLVVPSLLAGIISLPLLNAIFVTVGVFGGYAVGVGLMDISKGTYFGGITDFVGARDILEGFYKSLSFGVVITWISCYKGYTTSYGAEGVSRATTHAVVLSSVVILVWDYFMTSIQVT from the coding sequence ATGATTTTTATACTTATTCCATTTAAAATAATTGGAAGCTATACCATTACCTTTATCAGGGAACTGGGAAGGATGGCGTGTTTCCTGGCGAAAACAGTCTTTTGGATGGTATTTCCACCCTATTTACTACTGAGAATTGTCAAAAGAATCCATTTTATCGGTGTAAAGACTACTTCAGTTGTTCTTTTGACAGGTGCGTTTACCGGAATGGTTCTGGCATTGCAAACGTATTATGCTTTGGCAAAGTTCGGTGCCGAATCCAGCCTTGGTCCTGTAGTAGCCTTGTCTTTAATAAGAGAACTAGGGCCGGTTATCTCTGCCCTCATGGTTACCGGCTGTGCAGGTTCTGCATTAACGGCGGAAATTGGCATCATGAGAATCACAGAGCAGATAGATGCCCTGGATGCCATGGCATTAAATCCATACAAATATCTGGTTGTTCCCAGTCTTCTGGCAGGCATAATATCACTTCCCCTCCTTAATGCCATTTTTGTTACTGTCGGGGTTTTCGGTGGCTATGCTGTGGGTGTGGGCTTAATGGATATTTCAAAAGGCACCTATTTTGGAGGAATCACGGATTTTGTCGGAGCGCGGGATATCCTTGAAGGTTTTTACAAATCTTTAAGCTTTGGTGTCGTAATAACCTGGATTAGTTGTTATAAAGGATATACTACAAGTTATGGTGCAGAAGGCGTAAGCAGGGCAACCACCCATGCCGTTGTACTCTCATCTGTTGTTATCCTGGTATGGGATTATTTCATGACGTCAATCCAAGTAACGTAG
- a CDS encoding DUF362 domain-containing protein: MRVIKYPLFYVIGMSLFLMLNFRWRYVFRLLFFRPKVVKVCPNPVPDVFKEGKTVPVSIVQGYDIYAILCESIAMLGGLEKLNVKGKSILIKPNIVNRYPSPSNTNPLVIKYLIKILLESGVSKVFVGDMSAIFSLPTKKNAFKSGIWDTLSNEDHEFVPFEDYRWVEVSIPRGRFLKKALVSEFIYTVDRVINVPVIKTHSYAHYSISLKNFMGAVHPRQRPFFIEPAFWDEIVAELNLAYTPHLNILDGTRIFTKGGPTKGTVAVPNLIIATSDRIAADVTGLSVIKSFGGLQNNGNQGVWEQRQVKRAIELKLGIEKPSELKIMSKCLGTNESLFNELIQKIHYHLNVT; encoded by the coding sequence ATGAGAGTTATAAAATATCCGCTTTTTTATGTCATCGGTATGTCTCTCTTCCTTATGTTAAATTTCCGGTGGCGGTATGTATTCAGGCTTCTTTTCTTCAGGCCAAAGGTAGTAAAGGTTTGCCCCAACCCTGTTCCGGATGTTTTTAAGGAAGGGAAAACGGTTCCTGTTTCTATTGTACAGGGTTATGATATTTATGCCATACTCTGCGAAAGTATTGCCATGCTGGGCGGACTTGAAAAATTGAATGTAAAAGGTAAATCCATCCTGATAAAACCCAACATTGTGAATCGCTATCCAAGTCCATCCAATACAAATCCTCTCGTAATCAAGTATCTGATTAAAATCCTCCTGGAATCCGGGGTTTCTAAAGTATTCGTGGGTGATATGTCTGCTATTTTTTCACTCCCGACAAAAAAGAATGCTTTCAAATCAGGGATATGGGATACGCTTAGTAATGAAGATCATGAATTTGTACCCTTTGAGGATTACCGGTGGGTGGAGGTAAGTATACCTCGGGGAAGATTCCTGAAAAAGGCCCTTGTTTCGGAATTCATTTATACTGTTGACAGGGTCATAAATGTTCCTGTTATTAAAACCCATAGTTATGCGCACTACTCAATTTCACTCAAAAACTTCATGGGGGCAGTTCATCCCCGGCAACGTCCGTTCTTCATTGAACCAGCCTTCTGGGATGAGATTGTGGCTGAATTAAACCTTGCCTATACACCTCATCTTAATATTCTGGACGGAACAAGGATTTTTACAAAAGGCGGGCCAACAAAGGGCACGGTAGCAGTCCCGAACCTTATTATTGCCACAAGCGACAGGATTGCCGCTGATGTTACAGGATTAAGTGTTATCAAATCGTTCGGTGGCCTGCAGAATAATGGCAATCAAGGGGTATGGGAACAAAGGCAGGTCAAAAGGGCTATAGAATTAAAGCTTGGAATTGAGAAACCATCGGAATTAAAAATTATGTCGAAATGCCTGGGAACCAACGAATCTCTTTTTAATGAACTCATACAAAAAATTCATTATCATTTGAACGTAACTTAG
- the lhgO gene encoding L-2-hydroxyglutarate oxidase, giving the protein MITTDVVIVGGGIIGLSIAKEFISRYPDLQLTVLEKEATLASHASGRNSGVLHAGFYYTPDTLKARFTAEGNKLLTEYCLKNNLSIKRCGKVVVAKDEKETESIYELKKRGDKNGVELEVIDEKKLAELEPNAKTHHIALHSPTTSVINPKEVTEHIAYCLRKEKVNILLNQKLMRRDDTFTIKSNTQTIKFKYLMNSAGSYADKIAHQFGAGLDYTLIPFKGLYLEYKDSCFIQKHIYPVPNLNNPFLGVHFTRTVNGKIKIGPTAIPAFWRENYSRFSNFNLREFIEVFFNEAKLFYTNAFDFRSLTFEEIKKNRRNYFIQQAASLVKKLDAAKFGDYLNPGIRAQLFNKVSMKLVMDFVIEHGENSLHILNAVSPAFTSAFSFSKYIIDEAEKAIGLKTSAKALNNI; this is encoded by the coding sequence ATGATAACAACCGATGTAGTAATCGTTGGAGGCGGAATAATAGGTCTCTCCATTGCAAAGGAATTCATCAGCCGATATCCAGACTTGCAACTAACGGTACTTGAAAAAGAGGCGACCTTGGCATCACACGCAAGCGGTAGGAACAGCGGAGTGCTCCATGCCGGCTTCTATTATACCCCGGATACACTAAAAGCACGGTTTACTGCTGAAGGGAATAAACTTTTAACAGAGTATTGTTTAAAAAATAATCTTTCAATCAAACGATGCGGGAAAGTTGTCGTTGCAAAAGATGAAAAAGAAACAGAAAGTATTTATGAACTAAAAAAAAGAGGTGATAAAAATGGTGTAGAGCTGGAAGTTATTGATGAAAAGAAACTAGCTGAACTTGAACCTAACGCAAAGACTCATCACATAGCTTTACATTCACCCACAACTTCTGTAATAAACCCTAAAGAAGTAACCGAACATATTGCTTATTGCTTAAGAAAGGAAAAGGTAAATATTTTATTGAACCAAAAGTTAATGAGAAGGGACGATACATTCACGATTAAAAGTAATACACAAACAATAAAATTTAAGTATTTAATGAATTCGGCAGGTTCATATGCGGATAAGATAGCTCATCAGTTTGGAGCAGGACTTGATTATACCCTTATTCCATTTAAAGGACTCTATTTGGAATATAAGGATTCCTGTTTCATCCAAAAACATATCTATCCTGTACCAAATTTAAATAATCCCTTTCTCGGGGTACATTTTACCAGAACGGTAAATGGAAAGATAAAAATAGGCCCAACGGCAATACCCGCTTTCTGGAGAGAAAATTATTCCAGGTTTTCCAATTTTAATTTACGTGAGTTCATAGAGGTCTTCTTCAACGAGGCAAAGCTCTTCTACACAAATGCATTTGATTTCAGAAGTTTAACCTTTGAGGAGATAAAAAAAAATAGGAGAAATTATTTTATACAACAAGCGGCCTCTCTGGTTAAGAAACTCGACGCTGCAAAATTTGGTGATTATCTTAATCCCGGAATCAGGGCACAATTATTCAATAAAGTAAGTATGAAACTGGTAATGGATTTTGTCATTGAGCACGGAGAAAACTCTCTTCACATATTAAATGCAGTATCACCTGCATTCACTTCAGCCTTTTCGTTTAGTAAATATATTATTGATGAAGCAGAAAAGGCGATAGGACTCAAGACCAGTGCAAAAGCACTCAATAACATATAA
- the mlaD gene encoding outer membrane lipid asymmetry maintenance protein MlaD codes for MKKFDVEIAVGIFVFLGLLCLAYISISLGKINLIGRHYYPVKAVFTDVKGLRKDTVVEIAGVEVGKVSDIKLENYSAVVTLRIRNNIELQEDAIASIRTKGLMGERYVEITPGGSDVLIEPGGLLTDTEPPIDLERLIGNFVFGKVGN; via the coding sequence ATGAAGAAATTCGACGTTGAAATAGCGGTTGGTATATTCGTTTTTTTGGGGCTGCTCTGCCTTGCATACATTTCGATAAGCCTCGGAAAAATTAATCTTATCGGAAGACATTATTACCCGGTAAAGGCGGTATTTACTGATGTCAAGGGGCTAAGAAAAGACACGGTTGTAGAAATAGCCGGTGTTGAGGTGGGAAAGGTTAGTGATATAAAACTCGAAAATTATTCGGCCGTAGTTACCCTGAGGATTCGAAATAATATAGAACTCCAGGAAGATGCCATTGCCTCTATACGTACAAAAGGACTTATGGGAGAAAGGTATGTAGAAATCACACCGGGAGGATCTGATGTGCTTATAGAACCGGGGGGGTTACTTACGGATACAGAACCTCCGATTGATTTGGAAAGATTAATAGGAAATTTTGTATTTGGGAAAGTAGGAAATTAA
- a CDS encoding VacJ family lipoprotein — MKIVTTVIFLYLLTICFHGTTTGNTDYVPGSEVESENNKDDASNLAEEKPVDINKEIKPVEVELEATINKEILLLETSLDETIHDEYDYEDDYEDDEYLDTDAEIFLVKDPLQPYNRAIFTFNDKVYYHVIKPVTTGYKKVLPEPARLSFRRFFINVKMPVRFVNCLLQGKFKGAGTEGLRFLINSTIGVGGFFDPATTKFQLERQDVDFGQTLAKYNIGDGFYIKWPFIGPSTARDTVGYAGDVALNPIGLLSFFIAPWVSIATNSYDTINETSLDKGTTYETITKTAIDPYIALQDAYMQNRLKKIRGESLYPGFREESKTVKIKNNTQ; from the coding sequence GTGAAAATAGTAACTACAGTTATATTCCTGTATCTGTTAACGATATGTTTTCATGGCACAACTACAGGAAATACCGACTATGTGCCTGGGTCAGAAGTAGAATCTGAAAATAATAAAGACGATGCGAGCAATCTTGCTGAAGAAAAACCAGTCGATATCAACAAGGAAATAAAACCAGTAGAGGTGGAATTAGAAGCAACCATCAATAAAGAAATCCTTTTGTTAGAAACATCATTGGATGAAACGATACATGATGAATATGATTATGAAGATGATTATGAAGATGATGAATACCTTGATACAGATGCAGAAATTTTTCTCGTTAAAGATCCCCTTCAGCCATATAACCGGGCTATTTTTACTTTTAATGATAAGGTATATTATCACGTGATAAAGCCGGTAACTACCGGATATAAGAAAGTACTGCCGGAACCGGCACGATTAAGTTTCAGAAGGTTTTTCATTAATGTTAAGATGCCCGTCCGCTTTGTCAATTGTTTATTGCAAGGCAAATTCAAAGGGGCAGGTACAGAAGGGTTACGTTTTCTTATTAATTCAACAATAGGGGTTGGAGGATTTTTTGATCCGGCAACAACAAAATTTCAGTTAGAAAGACAGGATGTGGATTTTGGCCAGACTCTTGCAAAATATAACATTGGAGATGGTTTTTATATAAAGTGGCCTTTTATTGGTCCATCAACCGCACGTGATACGGTAGGGTATGCCGGAGATGTTGCCCTGAACCCAATAGGCCTTCTTTCCTTTTTTATCGCACCATGGGTAAGTATTGCAACCAACTCCTATGACACAATCAACGAAACATCCCTGGATAAAGGGACGACATATGAAACCATAACAAAAACTGCGATAGACCCGTATATTGCACTTCAGGATGCCTATATGCAAAACCGGCTTAAGAAAATAAGAGGAGAATCCCTGTATCCTGGCTTCAGGGAAGAAAGTAAAACGGTCAAGATTAAAAACAATACACAGTGA
- a CDS encoding replication-associated recombination protein A — MAGKRPEKDLFSVNKDTQGKHPLSDRMRPGNLKEFVGQEHLVGPGKILQRLVEVREPISLIFWGPPGVGKTTLAFIIARAMDAHFISFSAVLSGVKDIREVIEEAKYYLNDSGKKTILFVDEIHRFNKAQQDAFLHHVEDGTITLIGATTENPSFEINAPLLSRCKVLVLEHLTSDHLKTIILNALSDKERGFGHLRIEIQPGVLDFIAHFSQGDARIALNTLETIVMLIKPDKEGKLIVSLEAAQEAMQRKTLLYDKGGEEHYNVISAFIKSMRGSDPDAALYWLARMLEAGEDPLFIARRMIIFASEDIGNADPFALQLAVAAKDAFDFVGLPEGWIPLAHCVTYLACAPKSNASYLAYLEALKDAREKGALAVPLHIRNAPTQLMKGLGYGKGYQYPHNYGGYVKQQYMPEELLNREYYRPTDNGYDKTIRKHLELYRRKGTGKDCS; from the coding sequence TTGGCTGGTAAAAGACCTGAAAAAGATTTATTTTCTGTAAATAAAGATACTCAGGGAAAACATCCCCTCTCTGACCGGATGAGACCCGGAAATCTGAAAGAGTTTGTAGGACAGGAACATCTTGTTGGACCTGGTAAAATACTGCAAAGGCTTGTAGAGGTCAGGGAGCCAATATCCCTGATCTTCTGGGGACCACCGGGTGTAGGGAAAACGACACTTGCTTTTATTATTGCGAGGGCAATGGATGCCCATTTCATTTCGTTTTCTGCGGTATTATCCGGTGTTAAAGATATTCGTGAGGTTATTGAGGAAGCCAAGTACTACCTTAATGACTCCGGGAAGAAAACGATTCTCTTTGTGGATGAGATCCACAGATTTAACAAGGCCCAGCAGGATGCATTTTTACATCATGTGGAAGACGGCACGATTACTCTTATTGGTGCAACGACAGAAAACCCTTCTTTTGAAATTAACGCCCCTCTCTTATCCCGCTGTAAAGTGCTGGTGCTGGAACATCTTACCAGTGATCATCTTAAAACTATTATACTGAATGCCTTGTCGGATAAGGAAAGGGGATTCGGCCATCTGAGAATAGAAATCCAACCCGGTGTCCTTGATTTTATTGCACACTTTTCCCAAGGGGATGCCAGAATCGCCTTAAATACCCTGGAAACCATAGTAATGCTTATTAAACCCGATAAAGAGGGGAAACTGATAGTATCCCTGGAAGCTGCTCAGGAGGCTATGCAGCGGAAGACACTTCTGTATGATAAAGGTGGTGAAGAACATTACAATGTTATTTCAGCCTTTATTAAATCAATGCGAGGGAGTGATCCTGATGCAGCCCTCTATTGGTTGGCACGCATGCTGGAAGCAGGCGAAGACCCTCTTTTCATTGCAAGGCGTATGATTATTTTTGCTTCAGAAGATATAGGGAATGCAGACCCCTTTGCACTCCAGCTGGCGGTTGCAGCTAAAGATGCGTTTGATTTTGTAGGATTACCGGAAGGATGGATACCCTTGGCTCACTGTGTTACGTATCTTGCGTGTGCACCCAAAAGTAATGCCTCTTACCTGGCATATTTAGAGGCATTGAAAGATGCCAGGGAAAAAGGTGCCCTGGCAGTACCGCTTCATATCCGTAACGCACCTACACAACTGATGAAAGGCCTTGGATACGGTAAGGGGTATCAATATCCGCATAATTACGGCGGATATGTAAAACAACAGTATATGCCGGAAGAACTTCTGAACAGAGAATATTACAGGCCTACGGATAACGGTTATGATAAAACCATAAGAAAACATCTTGAGTTGTATAGAAGAAAGGGAACAGGGAAGGATTGCTCTTAA
- the fsa gene encoding fructose-6-phosphate aldolase yields the protein MKFFIDTADVKEIREAHSLGILDGVTTNPSLIARTGRPFRETIEEICSIVKGPVSAEVVSLDTEEMVKEAHELAKIAENIVVKIPLTKAGLKAVKLLSDEGIKTNVTLCFSANQALLVAKAGGTYVSPFVGRLDDRGQEGMDLIQEIRAMYDNYGFKTKIIVASIRNPIHVRDAALMGADVATIPFHVFDLLVQHPLTDDGIRKFLADWEKVPKK from the coding sequence ATGAAATTTTTTATTGATACTGCGGATGTGAAAGAGATTCGTGAAGCGCATAGTCTTGGCATATTGGACGGAGTGACGACCAACCCTTCATTGATAGCCAGGACAGGCCGGCCTTTTCGTGAAACAATAGAGGAAATCTGTTCCATTGTGAAAGGTCCTGTTAGTGCCGAGGTCGTGAGTCTTGATACAGAAGAAATGGTCAAGGAAGCGCATGAATTGGCCAAAATAGCTGAAAACATTGTTGTGAAAATCCCTTTAACGAAAGCAGGATTGAAGGCAGTGAAATTATTGTCTGATGAAGGGATTAAAACAAATGTGACCCTTTGCTTTTCTGCCAATCAGGCCCTCCTGGTTGCAAAAGCCGGTGGTACTTATGTGAGTCCGTTTGTTGGCAGGCTCGATGACAGGGGACAGGAGGGAATGGATCTTATTCAGGAAATTCGCGCAATGTATGATAACTATGGTTTTAAAACAAAGATTATTGTAGCCAGCATCCGCAACCCCATTCATGTACGCGATGCAGCACTTATGGGTGCAGATGTTGCTACAATACCATTTCATGTTTTTGATCTGCTTGTTCAGCACCCCCTTACAGATGATGGGATCAGGAAGTTCCTGGCTGATTGGGAAAAGGTGCCGAAAAAGTAA
- a CDS encoding ABC transporter ATP-binding protein, translating to MIEVVGVYKSFNSYEVLRGINLRVEKGQILALIGGSGKGKSVLLKLIIGLIKPDHGTILIDNQDISKLKRKQLKQLKERLGIVFQGGALFDSLTVFENVAFPLREKTRMKAAQIRDAVLAELARVGLTGSENKYPAEISGGMKKRVALARCLVMNPEIVLFDEPTTGLDPLIGKAIHKLIRDCQKNLNFTAIVVTHEVPAIFSMVDRVAMLYDGKIIVTDTPEKIENSKDPVIHQFIHGELEGPIPVT from the coding sequence ATGATAGAAGTTGTCGGTGTATACAAGAGCTTTAACAGTTATGAAGTATTACGGGGAATAAATTTACGGGTAGAAAAAGGGCAAATACTGGCTTTAATCGGGGGTAGTGGGAAAGGAAAATCCGTATTATTAAAACTCATTATTGGCCTGATAAAACCTGACCATGGTACGATACTAATCGATAATCAGGATATCAGCAAGCTGAAAAGGAAACAACTAAAACAGCTAAAAGAGCGTCTTGGGATTGTCTTCCAGGGAGGAGCGCTCTTTGATTCTCTTACTGTTTTTGAAAATGTTGCATTTCCTCTAAGGGAAAAGACCAGGATGAAAGCGGCTCAGATCCGTGATGCCGTCCTTGCAGAATTAGCCAGGGTAGGCCTGACGGGATCAGAGAATAAATATCCTGCTGAAATAAGTGGCGGCATGAAAAAGAGGGTGGCGCTTGCCCGGTGCCTGGTTATGAACCCGGAAATTGTTCTGTTTGATGAACCAACAACGGGTCTGGATCCTTTAATAGGAAAAGCGATACATAAATTAATCAGGGATTGTCAAAAAAACCTCAATTTTACTGCAATCGTGGTTACCCATGAAGTGCCTGCAATATTTTCCATGGTAGACCGGGTAGCAATGCTTTACGACGGAAAGATCATTGTCACTGATACCCCTGAAAAAATAGAAAATTCAAAGGATCCTGTAATTCACCAGTTTATCCACGGAGAATTGGAAGGACCAATTCCTGTAACGTAA
- a CDS encoding cobalt-precorrin-6A reductase, with protein sequence MILVISGTEEGKTIVRRLHAEGRSILTTVATEYGRKIFEQMDLESFCLQGRLDTDGFSQLIQEKGIDLVVDATHPYAVQVSMNALNACKKMNIPYLRYERPGTGIPDSPLIHKVMSVDEAVSKARVIGTKIFLTIGVSGVKKFICLKNEKELYVRILPVPEHIASCIDAGIPPMNIIAMHGPFSEDLNRVIFRQYQITTIVTKNSGDAGGISEKISAALREGIETIVIERPRMDFPAVYSSIDEIVARVRNPEML encoded by the coding sequence ATGATTCTCGTAATATCCGGTACTGAAGAAGGGAAAACTATTGTCAGGAGACTTCATGCAGAGGGACGAAGCATCCTGACAACGGTTGCAACAGAATATGGCAGAAAAATTTTTGAACAAATGGATTTGGAGTCTTTCTGTTTGCAGGGACGTTTGGATACGGATGGATTTTCACAACTCATACAGGAGAAAGGGATAGATCTTGTGGTTGATGCTACCCATCCCTATGCAGTTCAGGTATCCATGAATGCACTAAATGCCTGTAAAAAAATGAATATTCCTTATCTGCGTTATGAAAGACCAGGGACAGGGATTCCGGATAGCCCGTTGATTCACAAAGTGATGTCTGTCGACGAAGCTGTCAGCAAGGCAAGGGTGATCGGGACGAAAATATTTCTGACTATAGGGGTTTCTGGTGTTAAAAAATTTATTTGTTTGAAAAATGAGAAAGAATTATATGTTCGTATTCTGCCGGTGCCGGAACATATTGCTTCCTGTATAGATGCAGGCATTCCACCGATGAATATTATTGCCATGCATGGTCCGTTCTCAGAAGACTTAAACCGGGTGATTTTCAGACAATACCAAATTACTACCATCGTAACAAAAAATAGTGGAGATGCCGGTGGTATATCTGAAAAGATTTCTGCTGCGCTTCGTGAAGGAATTGAAACGATAGTTATTGAGAGACCCCGGATGGATTTTCCTGCAGTATATTCCTCTATTGATGAAATAGTTGCCAGGGTAAGAAATCCGGAAATGTTATGA
- a CDS encoding cache domain-containing protein, translated as MKATDTGEIYLINRDGFLITDSRFTDDLKKRGLIKKRATLELKMVNPRTGNLTLATRQCLKEGEGYNDTGYLDYRGISVIGYWKWMPDYNWGLIAEINVDEACDEIRKFFQETTIKNLRGFMHHQVNLLKMHMGGHKNNAKAIAAKPQTIQYTKGVTSVNEFINALNYLEYFRDEYGYKGVFICDADGIIRLSTEKNLVGMNVSGEDYFREAKKHGIFAGDVKPSTTPIVNEFGKTERNVPTLFMSAMIQNDGVFAGVVVLRIDVAELNKLMQNVEIGESGESYLVNSEGFFITESRFLIDLKRDGMIKNRTALELKGIDPKSGRLTKGIAECLFGSEGYDASGYPDYRGIPVLGTWYWIPEYQWGIIVEIDLDEAFRKSSAFWGIKQYF; from the coding sequence ATGAAAGCAACGGATACAGGAGAGATTTATTTAATTAACAGAGACGGCTTTCTGATAACAGATTCCCGGTTTACTGACGATCTTAAAAAAAGAGGCCTTATAAAGAAAAGGGCAACTTTAGAATTGAAAATGGTAAATCCCAGGACAGGGAATCTGACCTTGGCGACCAGGCAATGCCTGAAAGAGGGGGAAGGATACAACGATACAGGATATCTCGATTATCGGGGGATTAGTGTAATTGGTTACTGGAAATGGATGCCGGATTATAACTGGGGTCTGATTGCAGAAATTAATGTGGATGAGGCATGCGATGAGATCCGGAAGTTTTTCCAGGAGACTACCATTAAAAATTTACGGGGATTTATGCACCATCAGGTTAATTTGCTAAAAATGCACATGGGAGGGCATAAGAATAATGCTAAGGCAATTGCTGCTAAACCTCAAACGATTCAGTATACAAAAGGAGTGACATCTGTCAATGAATTTATTAATGCGCTGAATTATTTGGAATATTTTCGGGATGAATACGGATATAAAGGCGTGTTTATTTGTGATGCTGACGGAATAATAAGGTTGTCTACAGAAAAAAATCTGGTAGGAATGAATGTTTCCGGAGAAGATTATTTTAGAGAAGCGAAAAAACACGGTATTTTTGCCGGGGATGTTAAACCATCAACAACACCGATCGTAAATGAATTTGGTAAGACAGAACGTAATGTACCAACATTGTTTATGTCTGCCATGATACAAAACGATGGTGTGTTTGCAGGGGTAGTCGTTTTGAGAATTGATGTGGCAGAACTTAACAAACTCATGCAAAATGTAGAGATTGGTGAGAGCGGAGAATCGTATCTTGTCAATTCAGAAGGATTTTTTATTACTGAGTCGAGATTTCTTATTGATCTGAAAAGGGATGGGATGATAAAAAACAGGACTGCTCTTGAACTGAAGGGGATTGATCCTAAATCGGGAAGATTAACAAAGGGGATCGCGGAATGTCTGTTTGGAAGCGAAGGTTATGATGCTTCGGGTTATCCGGATTATCGTGGTATACCAGTCTTGGGTACATGGTATTGGATTCCAGAATATCAATGGGGTATTATTGTCGAAATTGATCTTGACGAAGCATTTCGTAAGAGTTCTGCTTTCTGGGGTATTAAACAATATTTTTAA